The Streptomyces sp. RKND-216 genomic sequence CCGTGCCGGTCGCCCTGCTCACCTACGTCGTCTCGTGGACCGGCTGGTTCGCCACCGACCGCGGCTACCACCGCGACTGGGCGCGCACCGAGGGCGCAGGCCAGGGAGCGACCTGGCTGCCCGACGCGGTGCGGAGCCTGTGGCACTACGAGACGCAGGTCTATGACTTCCACGTAGGTCTCACCGACGGCCACACCTACGAGTCCAACCCGTGGAGCTGGCTGGTCCTGGGGCGCCCGGTCTCCTACTTCTACGAGTCGCCCGACAAGGGCGAGGCCGGGTGCACGGCGGCGGACGGCTGCGCCCGCGAAGTGCTCGCCCTGGGCACACCGTTGCTGTGGTGGGCCGGCTGCGCCGCCGTGCTGTACGTGCTCTACCGCTGGCTGCTGCGCCGCGACTGGCGCGCCGGCGCCATCCTGTGCGGCATCGCCGCCGGCTACCTGCCGTGGTTCCAGTACCAGGAACGCACCATCTTCTACTTCTACGCCGTCGTCTTCGTGCCGTTCCTCTGCCTCGCGGTCACCATGATGCTCGGGGCGCTCGCCGGTCCGCCCGGTGTCACCGAACGCCGCCGCCTGGTCGGCGTCGTCGCCTCCGGAGTGCTGGTACTGCTCGTCGTGTGGAACTTCGTCTACTTCTGGCCCGTGTACACCGGCGAGACGATCCCGCTCGACGCCTGGCGGCAGCGCATGTGGCTGGACACCTGGATCTGACCGTCGCGAACCGCCGCGTCGATACACCGATTCGATACGCGAAAGAGTGATGTGGGCGCCCGGTCCGTCAAGGTTCGTGCCGTAGGGTGCCTCGGACAAGGTCCCCGTCCGCGTCGGCCGGGGCGGGGTGGAGGGGCACTTTCCGGATGGGTCACAGGGAACAGGCGCGGGACAGGCAGCGCATGGCGGTCATCGGTTCCGTGGCCGCCGTCGTCATAGGCGCCACCGGCTTCGGCGTGTACGCGCTGGTGGGCGACGACGAGGCGGGCCGCGGCGGCGTGGGAACGACGACCGCCGACGGGAAGCAGCCGGAGACCGTCGAGACCGGGCCGCCGACCGCGGAGGAAGTCCGCACGGTGGCGGGCGACTTCCTCGACGCCTGGGCCGCCGGCAAGGAGCGGCAGGCCGCCGCCCTCACCGACGACCAGACCACCGCGCTGAAGGCGCTCACCGCGTTCCGCGAGGACGCCGCCATCGACGAGATCGCGTTCACCCCGCAGAAGCCGAAGCAGCGCGAGGTCGCCTTCGCGGCCGAGACGAAGATCGTCCACGAGGAGACCACCGCCGACTGGTCCTACGACGGTGCCGTGAGCGTCGTACGGGACAAGAAGACCGGCGACGCACTCGTCCACTGGGAACCGTCCGTCCTGCACCCCGAGTTGAAGGACGGCCAGAGCATCGAGACCGGCGAGGCGGGCACCCCGCCGATCAAGGCCGTCGACCGCAACGGCACCGAACTCACCAAGGACGACCACCCGGCGCTGGGCGGCATCCTCGCCGACCTGCGCAAGCGCTACGGAGACAAGGCGGGCGGGGAGCCCGGCATCGAGACCCGCATCCTCGACGCGAAGGGCGAGGAGACCGGCACCACCCTCCTCACCCTCTCCGAAGGGGAGGAGGGCACCCTCCGGACCACGATCGACCTCGGCGTGCAGCAGGCCGCCGAGTCCGCGATCGCCGGCAAGAACAAGGCAGCCGTCGTCGCCGTGAAGCCCAGCACCGGCGAGATTTTGGCCGTCGCCCACACCCCCGCGCCCGGCTTCAACATCGCCTTCCAGGGCCTCTACGCCCCCGGCTCCACGATGAAGGTCGTCACCGCGGCCATGCTCATGGACAAGGGTCTCGCCTCGCCGAACGCGGCGCACCCGTGCCCGAAGGAGTTCGAGTACGGCGACTGGCCCTTCCACAACGACGACCACTTCGAGATCAAGGGCGGCACCTTCGCGCAGAGCTTCGCCCGCTCCTGCAACACCGCCTTCATCAGCCAGGCCCCGGAACTGCAGAACGACTCGCTGACGAACTACGCCCGCGACGTCTTCGGGCTCGGCCTCACCTGGCAGGTCGGCACCTCCACCATGGACGGCCGCGTCCCGGTGCAGAGCGCCGCGCAGATGGGCGCCTCCCTCATCGGGCAGGGCGGCGTGCGGATGAACCCGCTCAACATGGCGTCCGTCTCGGCGACTGTGAAGACCGGCGTCTTCAAGCAGCCGTACATCGTCTCCCCCCAGATCGACGGCCGCACGCTGACCGGCGCCCCGCAGACGATGAAACCGGAGACCGCGAGCGGCCTGCGGCAGATGATGAACCTCACCGCGGTGAGCGGCACCGCGGCGGCGCCCATGGCCGGCATGAGCGGCGACTTCGGAGCGAAGACCGGCTCGGCCGAGGTGATGGGCCAGAAGAAGCCGGACGCGTGGTTCACGGCGTACTCCGGAGACATCGCGGCTGCGGCGGTCGTACCCGCTGTCGGCCACGGCGGCGAATACGCGGGCCCGGTGGTCCGCAAGGTCCTCGACGCCTACGGCGGCTGAGGCCCACCCCTCCTCCGGGCCCGCCGCACGCCCCCGCAGCGTGCGGCGGGCCCGACCGGTGCCGTGCCGGTTCCCGGCCCGTGCCGCGTTAGCGTGGACGGATGACCGCTCCGTCCGCCGCGCACCCGCGCTTCGCCGCCGCACTCGCCGCACTGGGCCTCGACGCCATCGAGGTCCGCGCCTTTCCCGACGGCACCCGGACCGCTGCCGACGCAGCGGCGGCGGTCGGCTGCGAGCTGAGCCAGATCGTGAAGTCGCTCGTCTTCGAGGCCGACGGCGCACCCGTGCTCGTGCTGATGGACGGCGCGACCCGCGTCGACCTCGCCCGGGTGCGGGAACGGCTCGGCGCGGGCACGGTCGGCCGGGCGAACGCCGCCGCCGTCCGCCGGGCCACCGGCTACGCCATCGGCGGGGTGCCGCCGTTCGGCCACGTCACGCCGCTGCGCGTGCTCGCCGACCGCGGGCTGCTCGCGCACACCATCGTGTGGGCTGCGGCGGGGACGCCGCACACCGTCTTCCCGATCGGACCGGAGGCGCTGATCGCCCACGCCGGGGCCGACCTCGCCGACGTCGCCGAGACCCGGCAGACCCCCGCCTGACTGATCTCCCGGTCACGGGGGGCGGCAGGGGCACGGCAGCCGGGCATCTAGGCTGGGACGCCGGCCCGGAACGCGTTGCAGGAGTGAGATGGCAGTCAACCTCGTCAACCTGGAAGCCGTCAGCAAGGTGTACGGCACGCGTGCCCTGCTGGACGGCCTCTCGCTCGGCGTCAGCGAGGGCGATCGCATCGGCGTCGTCGGGCGGAACGGGGACGGCAAGACCACCCTCATTCGCATCCTCGCCCGGCAGGAGTCCCCCGACGGCGGGCGCGTCACGCACGCGGGCGGGCTGCGCATCGGGGTGCTCACCCAGCACGACTCCCTCGACCCGGCGGCCACCGTCCGCCACGAGGTGCTGGGCGACATGGCCGACCACGAGTGGGCCGGGAACGCGAAGATCCGCGACGTGCTCACCGGCCTGTTCGGCGGGCTGGACCTGCCGGGCTTCCCGGACGGGCTGGAAACGGTGATCGGCCCGCTCTCCGGCGGAGAGCGCCGTCGCATCGCGCTCGCGCAGCTGCTGATCTCCGAGCAGGACCTGATCGTGCTCGACGAGCCGACCAACCACCTGGACGTCGAGGGCATCTCCTGGCTGGCCGGGCACCTGCGGGCGCGGCGCTCGGCGCTGGTGTGCGTCACCCACGACCGCTGGTTCCTGGACCAGGTGTGCACCCGCATGTGGGACGTGCAGCGCGGCAGCGTGCACGAGTACGACGGCGGGTACAGCGACTACGTGTTCGCCCGCGCCGAGCGGGAACGCATCGCCGCGACCGAGGAGGCCAAGCGGCAGAACCTGATGCGGAAGGAACTGGCCTGGCTCCGGCGCGGTGCCCCCGCCCGTACCAGCAAGCCGCGGTTCCGCATCGAGGCGGCGAACGCGCTGATCGCCGACGTGCCGCCGCCCCGGAACGACGCGGAGCTGATGCGGTTCGCCAACTCCCGGCTCGGGAAGACCGTCCTGGACCTGGAGGACGTGACCGTGCAGGCCGGACCGAAGGTGCTGCTGCGGCACCTGACCTGGCAGCTGGGGCCGGGCGATCGCATCGGGCTGGTCGGCGTCAACGGCGCCGGCAAGACCTCGCTGCTGCGGGCGATGGAGGAGGCCGCGCGCAGCGGCGGCGAGAAGCAGCCCGCCGCAGGACGCGTCAAGGTCGGCAGAACGGTCAAACTGGCCTACCTCTCGCAGGAGGTGGCCGAGGTCGACCCGAACTGGCGCGTGCTGGAGGCGGTGGAGCGGGTGCGCTCCCGCGTGGAGCTGGGCAAGGGCCGGGAGATGACCGCTTCGCAGCTCTGCGAGAAGTTCGGCTTCGTGAAGGAGAAGCAGTGGACGCCGGTAGGTGACCTGTCCGGCGGCGAGCGCCGTCGGCTGCAGATCCTGCGGCTGCTGATGGACGAGCCCAACGTCCTCTTCCTCGACGAGCCCACCAACGATCTGGACATCGAGACGCTGACCCAGCTCGAGGATCTGCTCGACGGCTGGGCAGGCTCCCTCGTCGTCATCTCCCACGACCGCTACTTCCTGGAACGCACCACCGACCGCGTCCACGCGCTGCTGGGCGACGGGACGTTGCGGATGCTGCCGCGCGGCGTCGACGAGTACCTGGAGCGGCGGGCCCGGGTACGCGCGCAGACGCCCGCCGCGCAGGCGGCGACCCATCCGGCCGGACGGAACGGGCAATCGGTGCAGTCCGGGCAGGTAGGGCAGGCCGCCGCGAAACCGGCCGCGCTGTCCCGTGCCGCACAGAAGGAACTCCAGCGCATCGAGCGGCGGCTGGACAAGGTCGGCGCCGAGGAGTCCACGCTGCACGGCGAGATCGCCGAGCACGCCACGGACTTCGAGCGCGTCGCCGGCCTGGACGCCCGGTTGCGCGAACTGGCCTCCGAACGCGACGACTTGGAGACCCGCTGGCTGGAACTCGCCGAAGGCGAGTAGGACCGGAGCGGCCGGTCACCGGGGGACGGCGCGCCGCGCTTGACAGTCCCGTCCCGTGGCCGTGACGGAACCGGAACGCTCCCGCGCGGTGTCCGGTGGTAGAAAGAACCTCACTCACCCAGTCAGTCATGGCGGGCTCGATGTCCGATTCGCTCGGCCCTACGGGGGGTTCGGGATGCCGGGCACGACGGTCTGCCCGTTCCGCGAGGACACCGCATGTCTCAGCCGCCCCCTCCTCCCCCCAGCCAGCCGCCCCAGCCCGGTGACGGGTCCGGTGAGTCGAAGGACCCGCCCGCAGAGAGCCCGGCCGCGGACAAGCCCTCCCTCGACAAGGAGTCGCCGCAGCAGCCCGACGCCGGGGGCTACGGCTACCCGCAGCAGCCCCCGCAGGGCGGCGGCTACGGCTACCCGGGGCCGGCCGCTCCGGGCGACGTGTCGCAGCAGCCGACACAGGGCTACGGCTACCCCGGCGCGCCCGGCGCCGCTCCCGGTGCCCCGGGTTCCCCCGGTGCTCCCGCTGGGTACGGCCCGCAGCCCGGCGGCTTCGGCCAGCCCGGCCCGTACGGTCAGCCCGGCCCGTACGCCGGGCCCGGACCCTACGGTCAGCCCGGCCCGTACGGCCAGCCCGGTCAGCCCGGCCCGTACGGGCACCCCGGCATGGCCCAGACCCTGCCGCCCGGCGCGGCGCCGGGCGGTCCCGCGCCCGGCCGTGACAGCAACAAGACCGTCGCGATCATCGCGGCGGCCGTGGCCACGCTGCTGATCGTGGGTGTCGGTGTCTGGTTCCTCACCAAGGGCTCCGGCGGCGACCCCGACCCCCAGGGGGACACCCGCGGCACCACGCAGGGCACCACCGGCGGCGACAGCGGCGGGTCCACCGGTGGCGACGGCAACGTCGGCGACGGTCACCAGCCGTCCGGCACCGAGGGCGAGCTGCTGTTCAGCGTGGACGCCCCGAAGGTCGGCGACATCACCTCGGTCCCGGGCATGTGGGCGACCGAGGACATCTTCGTCAAGACCTCGGTCAACGCCATCCTCGGCCTCAACGCCTCCGACGGCTCCGAGGCGTGGAAGATCCCCCTCGACGGACAGGTGTGTGCGGCCGCGCTCCAGCAGACCGAGGACGGCAAGACCGCCGTCGTCACCCGCGAGACCCGCTCCAGCAAGGCGCGCTGCAACCAGATGGCCGTCCTCGATCTGGCCGCGGGCAAGAAGGTGTGGCAGAAGACCATGCCCAACGAAGCCAATGTCAACAGCCTCGGTGGCAGCGTCACCATCAGCCAGGGCACCGTGGCGGCGGCCTGGATCGGCGGCTCCGTCGGCTACCCGCTGGCGGGCGGCGAACCCGTCTGGGCCGGCGAGTTCGGCGGCGAGTGCCGTGACGACGGCTACGCGGGCGGCGCGAAGCTGATCGCGCTGGTCGAGTGCGGCAGCTACACCAAGCCGCAGTACCTCGTGCAGACGCTGGACCCGAAGACCGGCAAGGCGCAGAGCGAGTTCAAGGTTCCGGGCAGCGTCCGCACGGTGTCGGTGGCCTCCACCGACCCGCTGGTCCTCGTGGTCGGCGCCGGCGGCCCGTCGCCGACCGACATCATGACCGTCTCCGACGACATGAAGCTGATGGCGAAGATCTCCCTCGGCAGCCGCTACGAGGTCGACTGCGACCTGTCTGCCGAGGGCTGCCGCGGCATCGTCGCGACCGACGACGCCGTGTACATGCGCACGCAGATGCACGAGTCGAGCGCGGAGTACGGCCGGACGAACGAGATCATGAAGTTCGACATCAAGACCGGCACGACCAAGTGGAAGTCGGCCGCGGGCGAGAAGCGCGCCATGACGCCGCTGCGCTACGACGAGGGCAAGCTGATCGGCTACCGCCTGCCCAGCTACGAGCAGGGCGGGGAGATCGTCGCGATCGACCCGGAGAACGGCAAGCAGACGAGCTGGCTCAAGCTCCAGCAGACGCACATGGAGGAGCAGTTCGTCGCCTACCGGCTGCTGGACCGGGCGCTGTTCGCGTACGGCCGGCTGCACCTGCAGACCGACCTGCTCTCCGAGCGTGACGACGGCGACAAGCCGCTGGCGGCGGTCTTCGGCGTCGACTGATCCTCCCCAGGCCCGATTTCCCGCAGGATCGGGCGAACCGGCCCCGGACCGTGTAGCTTTCGTGCACATGTGTCCGGGGCCGGCGCGTGTCCATGAGCACGGCACCGGGGTGGTGACGGGGGAGCTCGATGGGTGTGCGGGTCGTCGTGGTGGACGAGAAGCGGCTGCTGGCGGAAGCGCTGGCCACGGCGCTGCGTCTGCGCGGGCACCGGGTGCTCGCCGCGGCGGCGCCCGGCGCCGGGACGGTCGAGCTGGTCGTCGCGCGGGCGCCGGAGGTGTGCCTGCTGGGCACGGCGACGCCGTCCGCACCGGGGGCGTTCGATCCGGTGAAACGTATCCGCTCCGCGCGGCCGCAGATCGGCGTGGTGGTGCTCGGGCCGGTGCGCTGCCCGCGCGGCATCGCTGCGGCGTTCGCCGCGGGCGCGTCCGGCTACGTCCGGCAGGACGAGCGGATCGAGGGCGTCGAACGGGCCATGGCCAAGGCCCGGGCCGGCGAGGCGGCCGTGGCGCCGCAGCTGCTCCAGCGGGCGTTCGCCGAACTGCTGCACCCGCCGGCGGAGGCGGACGACGAGGCGGCGCGGCTGCTGCGCCTCCTCACCCCGCGCGAGGTGGCGGTACTGGTGCGCGTGGCCGAGGGCGAGGACACCCGGCTGATCGCCGCGGGCATGGGGATCGCCCCCAGTACCGCACGCACCCACGTGCAGCGGGTGCTGCGGAAGCTGGCCGTGACCTCCCGCTTGGAGGCGGCCGCGCTGGCGGCACGTACCGGGCTGCTGGACCGGGCCGCGAAGGGGTCACTCCCCGCCGGGGAGTGACCCCCGACGGGACCCGCCCCTCCGCGGCCGGTCCACCGCCGCAGGGGTCAGCTCCGCGGAGCGCCGGGGTCCGGAGCTGCGGGGTCCGCTTCGCCGGGCCCATGCCGATCAGCACCCCGACGACGGCCACCCAGCGGGCCACGGAGACGTAGTGCTCGTCCGGCCGGTCCTTCTCCAGGTACGCGCCCCAGATGTCACCCGTGAAGACGGTGTTGCAGGAGGAGATGTCCTTCGGCGAGATGTTCCATGGGGGGTCACTCGCTTCCGTCGTGATGGTTGCGTCGTGAACGTACTCGGATTCCGTCCGTGCTTGAAGGGATCTGGTGGGCAATTTTGTTCAAAAATGATGAGCGCTCGCGGTGGACGGTCGGCGCGCGCGGTGTGTCGTGTGCGGTATGTGCGGGGATAGGTGTCGCGATACACGTCAGCGCTTCCGTTCGCCGAGGACCCTGGCTATGATGGTTATTGTTCGATTTTGTTGATCTCCGGAGTGAGGGGCCCCGTGCAGAAGACCACCAGGCGGCTCGCCGACGGCCGGGAGATCCTCTACTTCGACACGGGGGACGGCATGCGCCACGACGCCGTCG encodes the following:
- a CDS encoding response regulator transcription factor, with the translated sequence MGVRVVVVDEKRLLAEALATALRLRGHRVLAAAAPGAGTVELVVARAPEVCLLGTATPSAPGAFDPVKRIRSARPQIGVVVLGPVRCPRGIAAAFAAGASGYVRQDERIEGVERAMAKARAGEAAVAPQLLQRAFAELLHPPAEADDEAARLLRLLTPREVAVLVRVAEGEDTRLIAAGMGIAPSTARTHVQRVLRKLAVTSRLEAAALAARTGLLDRAAKGSLPAGE
- a CDS encoding penicillin-binding transpeptidase domain-containing protein gives rise to the protein MGHREQARDRQRMAVIGSVAAVVIGATGFGVYALVGDDEAGRGGVGTTTADGKQPETVETGPPTAEEVRTVAGDFLDAWAAGKERQAAALTDDQTTALKALTAFREDAAIDEIAFTPQKPKQREVAFAAETKIVHEETTADWSYDGAVSVVRDKKTGDALVHWEPSVLHPELKDGQSIETGEAGTPPIKAVDRNGTELTKDDHPALGGILADLRKRYGDKAGGEPGIETRILDAKGEETGTTLLTLSEGEEGTLRTTIDLGVQQAAESAIAGKNKAAVVAVKPSTGEILAVAHTPAPGFNIAFQGLYAPGSTMKVVTAAMLMDKGLASPNAAHPCPKEFEYGDWPFHNDDHFEIKGGTFAQSFARSCNTAFISQAPELQNDSLTNYARDVFGLGLTWQVGTSTMDGRVPVQSAAQMGASLIGQGGVRMNPLNMASVSATVKTGVFKQPYIVSPQIDGRTLTGAPQTMKPETASGLRQMMNLTAVSGTAAAPMAGMSGDFGAKTGSAEVMGQKKPDAWFTAYSGDIAAAAVVPAVGHGGEYAGPVVRKVLDAYGG
- a CDS encoding ABC-F family ATP-binding cassette domain-containing protein, with the protein product MAVNLVNLEAVSKVYGTRALLDGLSLGVSEGDRIGVVGRNGDGKTTLIRILARQESPDGGRVTHAGGLRIGVLTQHDSLDPAATVRHEVLGDMADHEWAGNAKIRDVLTGLFGGLDLPGFPDGLETVIGPLSGGERRRIALAQLLISEQDLIVLDEPTNHLDVEGISWLAGHLRARRSALVCVTHDRWFLDQVCTRMWDVQRGSVHEYDGGYSDYVFARAERERIAATEEAKRQNLMRKELAWLRRGAPARTSKPRFRIEAANALIADVPPPRNDAELMRFANSRLGKTVLDLEDVTVQAGPKVLLRHLTWQLGPGDRIGLVGVNGAGKTSLLRAMEEAARSGGEKQPAAGRVKVGRTVKLAYLSQEVAEVDPNWRVLEAVERVRSRVELGKGREMTASQLCEKFGFVKEKQWTPVGDLSGGERRRLQILRLLMDEPNVLFLDEPTNDLDIETLTQLEDLLDGWAGSLVVISHDRYFLERTTDRVHALLGDGTLRMLPRGVDEYLERRARVRAQTPAAQAATHPAGRNGQSVQSGQVGQAAAKPAALSRAAQKELQRIERRLDKVGAEESTLHGEIAEHATDFERVAGLDARLRELASERDDLETRWLELAEGE
- a CDS encoding YbaK/EbsC family protein gives rise to the protein MTAPSAAHPRFAAALAALGLDAIEVRAFPDGTRTAADAAAAVGCELSQIVKSLVFEADGAPVLVLMDGATRVDLARVRERLGAGTVGRANAAAVRRATGYAIGGVPPFGHVTPLRVLADRGLLAHTIVWAAAGTPHTVFPIGPEALIAHAGADLADVAETRQTPA
- a CDS encoding PQQ-binding-like beta-propeller repeat protein, with the translated sequence MSQPPPPPPSQPPQPGDGSGESKDPPAESPAADKPSLDKESPQQPDAGGYGYPQQPPQGGGYGYPGPAAPGDVSQQPTQGYGYPGAPGAAPGAPGSPGAPAGYGPQPGGFGQPGPYGQPGPYAGPGPYGQPGPYGQPGQPGPYGHPGMAQTLPPGAAPGGPAPGRDSNKTVAIIAAAVATLLIVGVGVWFLTKGSGGDPDPQGDTRGTTQGTTGGDSGGSTGGDGNVGDGHQPSGTEGELLFSVDAPKVGDITSVPGMWATEDIFVKTSVNAILGLNASDGSEAWKIPLDGQVCAAALQQTEDGKTAVVTRETRSSKARCNQMAVLDLAAGKKVWQKTMPNEANVNSLGGSVTISQGTVAAAWIGGSVGYPLAGGEPVWAGEFGGECRDDGYAGGAKLIALVECGSYTKPQYLVQTLDPKTGKAQSEFKVPGSVRTVSVASTDPLVLVVGAGGPSPTDIMTVSDDMKLMAKISLGSRYEVDCDLSAEGCRGIVATDDAVYMRTQMHESSAEYGRTNEIMKFDIKTGTTKWKSAAGEKRAMTPLRYDEGKLIGYRLPSYEQGGEIVAIDPENGKQTSWLKLQQTHMEEQFVAYRLLDRALFAYGRLHLQTDLLSERDDGDKPLAAVFGVD